The following are encoded together in the Trichomycterus rosablanca isolate fTriRos1 chromosome 19, fTriRos1.hap1, whole genome shotgun sequence genome:
- the scp2b gene encoding sterol carrier protein 2b, whose amino-acid sequence MRAPHICSTRQVEAVFTSAPAGLQGFKAHAVFQEIGKKLEEEGDQFVKKIGGVFAFKVKDGPGGKEATWIVNVRDGKGCVHNDASKKADCTISMTDSDLLALMTGKMNPQTAFFQGKLKIIGNMGMAMKLQNLQLQPGKAKL is encoded by the exons ATGCGAGCCCCACACATCTGCAG CACCAGGCAAGTCGAGGCGGTGTTCACGAGCGCCCCCGCGGGTCTGCAGGGCTTCAAGGCTCATGCAGTTTTTCAGGAGATTGGAAAGAAACTGGAGGAG GAAGGAGATCAGTTCGTGAAGAAGATCGGAGGCGTGTTCGCCTTTAAAGTGAAGGACGGGCCGGGTGGCAAAGAGGCGACATGGATCGTGAACGTTAGAGATGGAAAAGGCTGCGTTCACAACGATGCCT CCAAAAAGGCCGACTGTACCATCTCCATGACGGACTCTGACCTGCTGGCTCTGATGACGGGCAAGATGAATCCTCAAACA GCGTTTTTCCAGGGAAAGCTGAAGATCATCGGGAACATGGGGATGGCCATGAAGCTCCAGAACCTGCAGCTACAACCCGGCAAAGCCAAACTGTGA